CAGGTCCGGACGGTATTCTCAGCGAAGTAATGAAACTCGTATGTAAATAGAAGCCGGACTCTGCacattcaacgcatgtttgtCAGCGGGTATTTTCCCCTCCCACTGGAAGATTGCGAGACTTGTGCTGGTAagcaagggcaaaggcaactcagagGCGCCGTCAGCGTATCGTCAGCATGTTGTAAACAGCTGCTTGAGAAGCTTATCAAGTCACGAACGACTGGCGCAATATGTGCTGCGATACACTGCTTACCAAAATAATATGGTTTTCGAGCGAAGCGATacacaattgatgccattgaggTAGTGGTCCAAGCGGTAAAACTGGCTGAGGCACAGTCTCCACTGTTGGTGAGTGGTGTTCCGTATGACCCTcgacgtaagaaacgccttcaaatCTGCGAGGTAATGCGACATgcttgaggcactggaaaatcgtttccatattcaggcTCCCTATTACTgatgttgagggactatttaaaggccTCTGCCCTACTCTAAGAGATCTGAGAAGCACAAGGCAGAATGAAAGTAAAATCGGGGTGGCTCAGGAATCTACCCTTGGTCCGGTCCTTTGGAATGCCTTAGACGATAGCTCTCTACGGCtcgagatgatgatgatggatcgCATCTGGTCAGATACGCAGACGATATTTGCAGCACTGGTGagctcagcgcacactgggaatggtgcTCCGAGGAAGCAGATGGCTGACTGAATATAGATTCTCCCTAGCTTTGGAGAAACCTGAAACCGTTAACCAAGGAGAGGGTACCTACAGTCCTCTCTATTCAGGTTGTTGCAGCCATGGTTTCGTCGAAGCCGACGGTTAAATTCCTCGGTATGATAGACATAGAGATGACCTCCTTCGAGTAGATTCGCAACGCCGCAGACAAAACAGGGGTTAGAAGGTTTGCGACTCGCCGGCTGGTGTCCAACGTCAGAGGTCAGAAAAGACGCACGGCCgtagttcaatcgaaagcacggtgacTTGACTATTATCTAATCCAGGTGCCAGCGACCAGGGGTAGTTTCAATgttacctgcacacaatcggaaAATCACGGTCGTCcgactgtatttattgcaaggacgtgATGGATAATGCATGCCACACCTTTtacttctgcagaaggtggaaACGTCATTGCCATCATCTTTCGATGGGAGGGTGTGATGGGTCCCCGGATACCATAATTGAGGCTATGGTGAAGAGCGAAGACACGCGGAGCCGAGTGGCACCTTACACTCAAGACATTTTTAAGACGAAAAAGAGAGGAATGGGTATGAGAGAAGCCAGGGTAAGTGAGGCTCCCTGAGTCCACAAGGTTCTGCTCCTATACTCAATAGatgtgccaaacggttccaAGTTAGAGTCCTGGACGGTCCAGGGGGTGTTTTAGCCGGTAATTTGCCTGAGATAGGAGTCCGGCagtttgtgcgtaaatgcatttctctATCCCCTCAAAAAATCCGAACATACAATGCCTATTACCGCATAcggatgtacatatatatatatatgggggAGAGTAATTTCCGCTGCAAAAGAATGGCTAATTGTAGATGATATCCTTTTGGAAGGTGTCGTAAGATAGTTtaattttatatgtattttacaGATTTCGCTTTTTGGGTTAATAGGTAGGTAGATCTAGATTTGGGTATTTAAAGGACAAGCTGCTCCATAAGCAGTTCAGATAAAAACTCACTGTGGAAAAGACAACTGGGCCTCGAAATACCGATATATGTATAGAAGAAatttattcggcatttaaagaaaaacttaagtcctttctttttgtttttcttactAATTAAGCTTGCATTGGATTTAACTAAGAGCCGTAAGATATTGATAAATATTAATTGTGTGCATATTATAACGTTTATAATTTCGATCTTATTTATATACcagatgtactcctaattaatttccgtttttttttgtgaataaaacacataattccaagggaaccgtaatagttattttattcgaaatgttTTCCATCCCTTTCTACACACTTTTCCTAtctttctggtaatttgtgaataccacgcTAGTAGAATTGACAAATTTTCGTAGGTGTcgaagcgcttctcagaaagtgcgtggTCCAACGAGGCAGAGGTGGTAATccgatggggccaggtctggtggGTAAGCCGGAtggtttcagcagttcaaagtagatcacaccggtctggtcccaccacacacacacagtaTGACCTTCCGACCATAACGATTTGGTCTTGCCGTCGATGTCAGTTCATGCGGCAGCCACTTCccacacttctgaatttttcccatgactcgcagacgtttcgaaattgcttgctgttaAACCCCCAATTTATCTGCAAGCTTATATTCGAAATTCGTTAGGAACGCCATTTTTGCcgcgcaataaaaacttgctggaggaactttttggagaaacgtcaacgcagtttagacactcgacaacaactaaacaaaatgacagggatgtgtgaccaacagcgacacaaaACATAGAAGGCCATCTATGgaaaaaaccggaaattaattaggagtacaggTTTTGTCTTTtacttatgtgaggaacttccaATGTGTTGGCATTTAGTTGTgcatagaaaaaaaatcgaagtattaCTCCCTTGTACTTTCAAACTTCAAGATATAGTTATCATTCTTATCCTGACCAAACCAAATTCCTCTTTCCCGCTTACTGGTGCATACATATATGGGAAGCTGGGTGCTCACAAAATTGTAGAATTTATCACATTTTCCAGAGTTTGATATTTACTTGAGTGCTATAAGACTAAACAAATTTCATACAAAACCGAATCATTGGTTGCCGTTATAACCAACGAGAAAATTTGGTCGCATATGGTGTAACTAGTAATCAATCTTGAGCGGTAtcctgataataaaaataagGAATCAGATTTCCAAAATGAGAATTGGCGCAAAAATAATTGAACATTTTTCGTTTACATAAAGTTTTTACATGAAAATTTCTCTCTGCACTTCATAACATTCATCCTCATCTAATAAATATGGTATAATGAAATTTCTGGTAGAAACAATTGTCTTCTTTCTCAACCTCGTTTAATTCTCTAAGACGGAATCATTCCTCGACTCCGCTTCCACGATGCCCCAGATTTTCGATTGTGATTAGCGCGGGAAGATTTATTTGCTTCTTTTTTTCGCCTGTTCGCTAACACACTTTTATCTTGCCCTTGACCTTTAGTGCTTCCAGCCACATTTTTTGTTTCCGATGCTGCCggccttttttgaagaaacatatTTCGTCTAGCTTCGTATCTGGCACGAATGTCAGCGGGGTTTTCACAAAAATCTCTGCTTTTATCGCGTTGTGTTTGCTTATCAGTTTCAGTTTTACTCTCTACTAATTCTCCTTCACTTTCGTCAtcgtccacttcatccgctatcACATTATTCGCTGATGCCATCTTTTTGCTTTTTGTCTCACTATCCGCTAATGCCTCGTAACTATCGTCGTATTCATCTTCATACTCTTTGTCCTCTTCCACAAGGCTATATTCTTGATACCGACTTTTCATTTCCCGTACGTAACTTTTATCGTCTAATAATTGTTTGGCGGTTTTTGGCTGTCCCGGAAACCCTTTACCAGTTTTAATGATACATTCGGGATTGTCTTGCGTCATGATATCGTATTTGTCGCCGTCGTAGATGTTAAGTCTTTGATTTCCAGTTTCCAAGTAAATCTGATCGCGAATGTCAGGCGGAATATAAACTTCCGTTTGATCAGCATCTGCAAGGTCGGGCGGAAGATTGCCTTCTAATATTGCCGTTACTGCTGATTCTGGACTATTATATCTGTCTAGGACACGATGAATAAAGCCATCACCCAAGTGGGGAAGCAAATCTAAAACTTGGTTAACTTCCTCGGTTATGTTGCGTTTACGAGGGAAATCTTCATTGTTCACAACTTGAATAATTTCAGATGGTTCtccactataatctgcaaaataaaaaatagagaTGTTTGCAATTTGGGAATTCACATAATACCTTCTATTGATTCATCCACGAGTGAATATTTTTCCGGTGATTCCACAAAATAAGATTGTGATTCAGATGTGTAAGCTCGGAGGACAAAATCAACCTTGAATAAATCTCTATGCAACTAATTTAAGGAAATTACTGtctcaaattatttaaaatgaacGAATGATAGTTAAGGTTTAATATAAAAACGAAAGAGAAAACAAGCTTTCTGATCCCTAACCAAGAAGCATATTTCACTTATAAGTTTAGAAAGATTACAACTCCTTGCAAGCCTGCTGCAGTATTTCGATATCACTTCCAATGGGAAAATACTTTTGGTAATCAACAACAAATGTCCTTTCTGACAAACATTCCGTAAGTATTGCAATAAAATGCTCAGCTGGTATTAGACTCTCGGATCTAAAAATCATTTAATGAAACTgggaaacagaaaaaaatacacTTAAAATACTTACGGCTTCATAATAATATTGTCGATATCCATGTAAACAATATGGCGAAATGCTTTTAATAGTTCCATCCTAGTGGAATTCAATATGCCTATACTTTTTGATGTGTTGTCAATTAATGAAATATTCTTATACAGAAGTGGAATTCCAGTATCATAAAAATGAGCTATACACAGGTCCATGTTCAAATCGCTACAAAATCGTCGGGCCTCAGGATATGTTTCCAACAACAAACATACTGTGATGGCACAATCGAGGGAGTAAAGCGCTAAATCGTCAAATAAGGTAGGGAGATCAGTCCCTTCTTCCCGtccttcattttcaattttgcctTGGATAGTTTTGAAGgcgtttttcaaaaattttaagcCGAGCTTTAGATCTTCATTATATTTTGGTTCGATTTTGAAAATTGTCTGAATGATTTTCGTTAGGACGTTTATATTTGATCGCCCATATGCCACAATTATGTCGAACATCATGGGAACTGATATTATAAATTTAGAatatagcatttttccgaggtccTGTTTTCTAATCCATTCTGTTTCTGACTCTTTGTTAGTGATCATGCGACAGAGAATTTTTAAAACTTTATCAAGAATTTTCGTATAAAGTGATACTACATTATCATCGCAGCATATCGAATTCACTGGAATATAATGTGGTATTGCTTCTTGTAAAAATGATATAATTAACTCAACACTTTTTGGGTCATAAACGAGTGTAgaccaaaacctggaaaacggaCGAAATATATTCTTTTTTACGCTTTGCAAAGACACTCGAACTGGACATTACCGGAAATGCTCAAGACCCAAAAGTTGCTCCAGGTCCTTACAAAACCACTCCGCCTCATGTAACCATTCATCGATAAGCACTTGATTAGAgagttttccattttccaaaggaattccatgaaatttggtataACATCTAGGCTTTACCCAACGATTATTCTGAAAGTTTATTTTAAATTCTTATTAGAACCAAACTAGAGGACTGTCCCGCAAGaaatgtacatacataaatgTTAGGAGTTAGTAGTACATACATAAATGTTAGGAATTAAAAGGCTTTAAATTTAaactaaatctaaacaaataaaatagGCCAAAACGACATTGGTTTATTAAATCtaaaataataatggttggcgcaacaatctaatcgGATCTAGACCCTTAAgcgtgtcagagcacttcattcgagacggTGGTGATACACTAGGATGCAATGTGATCAACATTACGcttgcccgtgattattaccatgAGAGATGCATCTAATGGGGGGGTGTAcattattagttttgacataggCTGCAAAGGCGAGTAATGGAACGCGGGGTTCCGAAATGGATCAATTATTTGAAGGATCCGTTCTCAAAAAATAGCCAAcccaaaaattctcaaaaaacaccTTGCTGGCCCGTGAATATGGTATCTTGGCCTCAACATACTCCCTGTTAttatatctcctcaaataaggttaatgatagtatattaaaatattttgaaaatttgctgtgAACCCCCAAGCTATTAACatgcatgctggtcccaagcccaagtaaaggagggttttgaggcaacgtactttgtactatcctcagtaaaacaaaaataaaatgctgagatcagggaaagaggtaaataaagtatagttggagttattccactttgctaaatcctacctaatctcttttggtgacaggtcccgcgacaggccgaccaagaaaatgcatccaatgtctgTAGAAATAAAACGATCAGATCGAGTAAcaggcctcggaaaaatgctaaggTGTCCACCTCAGTTGATGCAGTAGGACGGGcccgatcctgtcgagaaatgggcaaaggttcttcacgcgtggacggcgtcaggacggaaGTAAGTTAGTTCGAACAagacaaatacgtgtctgcacgctaaatgttggcaccctaagtGGAAAGACCGACGCAgccgcaagagcccttcggaaaaggcgaattgatatctgcgctctgcaagaaacccgatagtcATGTGCCAAAAGCTACAACATTgatcgcgaacgcggtaaaaatggctataaatttctctattatGGTAGCCCACATATTCAACacagtgttg
The DNA window shown above is from Hermetia illucens chromosome 5, iHerIll2.2.curated.20191125, whole genome shotgun sequence and carries:
- the LOC119657628 gene encoding activating signal cointegrator 1 complex subunit 2 produces the protein MVCKVDFQNPEGLPLHELHFLIKENGVQLKVPALNNRWVKPRCYTKFHGIPLENGKLSNQVLIDEWLHEAEWFCKDLEQLLGLEHFRFWSTLVYDPKSVELIISFLQEAIPHYIPVNSICCDDNVVSLYTKILDKVLKILCRMITNKESETEWIRKQDLGKMLYSKFIISVPMMFDIIVAYGRSNINVLTKIIQTIFKIEPKYNEDLKLGLKFLKNAFKTIQGKIENEGREEGTDLPTLFDDLALYSLDCAITVCLLLETYPEARRFCSDLNMDLCIAHFYDTGIPLLYKNISLIDNTSKSIGILNSTRMELLKAFRHIVYMDIDNIIMKPSESLIPAEHFIAILTECLSERTFVVDYQKYFPIGSDIEILQQACKELDLFKVDFVLRAYTSESQSYFVESPEKYSLVDESIEDYSGEPSEIIQVVNNEDFPRKRNITEEVNQVLDLLPHLGDGFIHRVLDRYNSPESAVTAILEGNLPPDLADADQTEVYIPPDIRDQIYLETGNQRLNIYDGDKYDIMTQDNPECIIKTGKGFPGQPKTAKQLLDDKSYVREMKSRYQEYSLVEEDKEYEDEYDDSYEALADSETKSKKMASANNVIADEVDDDESEGELVESKTETDKQTQRDKSRDFCENPADIRARYEARRNMFLQKRPAASETKNVAGSTKGQGQDKSVLANRRKKEANKSSRANHNRKSGASWKRSRGMIPS